CACACAAAGATACtgtatgttttaaatgttgatgaAGGCGCCGTCTCATTATAAGGCCGTCAGCTCGTCTGAAGTGAGGATCCTCAGGGCGATTTTTCCGGGCATATTGTCCGCCTCCTTACTGCCTTTATTCttcagctggagctgctgagGGTGAGAGACGTCATCAGGCCTCCCGGACAGCGTGACCTGCCCTAAGAATTTGTCCGATCCAAGGTCATCGCTCCACAACTGGAAAAGACCAGACAGGTTCAGTAGCAAATAACACAGGAGGTGATTTGTTGTGTTAGAACAGAAACTTTTGCCCAGGCTGCAATTAATAGACAAACTAATTTAATTACATAAtgtgtaaaaatgacatactgtGCTGTAGTGGAAGTGTTGCATGTTTAGCCCTTCCTTCCCAGGTCTACAGTGTTTTTGaatatatagtatatattgaataaattagtttattaCTTTGCCACAGTGATGTGCTGGAAGCATTAttgttacataaattaaatatctATTTGTGGGGTTttcacacatctttaccaggttTGCCAAAACTTGtgtacatttgttttagtttttcttacaaaagtgtcattatcatttagtttatttaaatatgtatagGGAAAGCCTTTCAATTTACCATTTATGTTGTTTAGAGAAATCCTGactctgctttgttttcatttaaagtcttttttcctgccttttggtgttttttcaGCTCTAACAATAGTAAATGACTAAAAGCACAACTGTAAGCCTGGGCAGTAAATACCAGCCCCACCAATCTATCTGGGACTAATCACTGTCACTTGACTGATTTTTCAACTTACCTGCACTGTTAGGGGCTCTCTGACCTTCTTCCTGAAGAAAATGGCGCTAAATTGAAACGCCGGCATCAAAGAGTTCTTCTGGGCGATGGACTTCACTGATTGGCTCTCGCAGGAAATGATCAAATATGGGTTTATGCCTAAAAGatgcatttagttttatttctgtgaatTATAAATGAGCAGGACTAGTTTGAAAAAACGTTCTCTTACCCTCTGCCTGGTCTCCTTGCTGACCGATTTCAGCTCTGTCCACATATATGTGGGTAACGACTTGAGGATATCCAAAAAGCGGAGTCCAACATTTAGTCTGTGGTTTGTCCTTCACTAGCTCCCTGAGGGAAGACATGGATAGAATCATATTTCTTAATATTCTGACCTCAATCAAAAGGCAGCCAGTCTGACTtaaacatatttcatgttttagacCAAGCAAAACCCAAATCTTGCTCCAATTGCTAAAAACCAATTTGGTTGCTTCTATAAAATACAATCCATCATTCAGGGTCCACgtcagcattttaaaatagtttgttttccCTCAAGGCTTTGAAATACATGTTGCtttatcaaagacaaaatattagATTTCCACAGGTTCAACCAAAGGTTAGTTTAaatcatttgaatttgaattttctgTGCCATCAGCTTCATACCGGCAGCCGGAGTCCACGTCCGTGTAAAGACGGAGCATGAACTCTCCTTCTATGAAAGCATCGAAGGTGGTCGGGATGACGACATATCGGCCCTTTGGCATCTCACATCTCATGAACACCATCCGAGCAGGTAGGAAGGTGGACTTGTGCATACTTTTTAGCGTCTCCATGTTGTGCAGGCGATACTTCCGGTTCACCTCCACCTGCAAAGGAACTCCAGGTTGTACATTTGCCACTGCAGCTTATTTCTGTGCATGTAGTTTAACTATGATTAGAATATATTTgctccttttcttttgttttagtttatttctttgtgtcACTTAAATCAGATAACTTGATGTACTGGtttccaaataattttattttttaagaggGTAACACTTTAGGATAAGGAACACCAAATTAGATTAACAACAGTAGTTAGGAACTAGTATAACTAGTGTAATAGTGTGTAGCTAACCAGTACTTACTGAGGAACACATTTCCAGTCTTATCAGTCATCTGAGTCCAATTAACTCAGACGTtaccaataattaaaatgtccCAAAGGCATAGTGAGTTTAGTGTATTTAGACCTTTAATACAAATTGCCTTAAAAATGATCTCTgtcattattctggcatttaacaaattgaaaaaatgtggtaaaaatgatcttgttttttaaaacaagaaaagtttattcTTATGTCACAtcaaacaatgacaaaaaacacatttgtctttttatatagTGTATTGTTGtacatagaaataaataatcaacACAGCTTTCCACTGCATTTATGCACCTGTGTTTAACAGCAGAgtccttgtttttgtgttacCTTTACAACCCTGAAGCCGATGTCTAGATTGTCTCCTTGACCTTCTTTCCTGTAGATCCTTCTGTCTTTCTGCTGCAGTGAGATCAGGACCTCGTCAGATTCTTTGGTGACATCAAACAAGTACtggaagagaagagaaaattttaacttgtttttagtTGTTAGTTAGTAGACAGACTGTCAGTGATGGAGGGACAGAGTCTCCAGAGCCGTCAGTACCTGCGGGTTCTGCAGAAATGTCTCCTTGTTGTTAATACAACCGCCGCAGCGGTTCAGCAGGGGGTTGCTGTGTCGAGTCCATTTCCCAAAGTTCACTGCCTCATTCCAGTTCTTCTCAGTGCTGATCAGTGAGGTGTTCATTAGATGGCAAATATCCGCATCAGTGAAGTTCTTGCACCAGTCTGTGAATGACATCCTGTTGATCCAATCAGAGAGCGCATCAATAATGAACAGTTAGGAATCAAATTAAATAGCTGGAGTGTAATCAGAGACCCACCAAAACTCTCCATCGTCTGCCACTGTGATGCCAAGATTGCCTCTTTCTGCGTCACCGATCTTTGACCATTCTACAGAACTGACAAACAATCAGCAAAGCCAAAAAGGTGGTTATTTACCAGGAGGCATTCAAAAGATGCAGAGAGTATTTTACTTTAGACAACATCTGTTTCACATGTGTCACcctataacatggaaaaaataataaatggttTTCACATTTGTGTCTTTACAGAGTAAATTCATACATAATCTGTGACTCCTTATAAGTGACAGAGATTGTGTTGCATTATTCCTAAGAAATGTAACCGGATTGGTTGCATTGCTGTTAACAGATTGTTTCCTTGCCTACACttattacactgtaaaactACTTGTCATCTAAGCTACTGAATATCTTTGGTATTCTGGAAATACTATTGCTTAACCTTTAACATGAATATGCCACATTAAACTGAGGACATTCTTGTCTACCAGCTAACACATACTATActtagttttcaaattattttgtaagaATAAAGCTCTGAAAGATTGGGGTTAGCTAACCCTAACTCAGTGATAGGAAAATGATTCCCACATGACCCCTGCTGACCTGTCACTCCACGCTCCTGTCCACTCAATTTTACCCCAGGGATTTCTCAGGCGGATGAGTGGAATGGTGTCATTCTTGAAGTAGGCCCGCAGCCCGTGACTCAACTGCACTCGTTTCACGTCAGTTACCGAGTACGCATGGCCTCGCACCAGCCCGTTATCCGTCCTTGACTCAAGTTCAAATCCTTGCGGCTGTGAAATTTCAacgaaaatgtttaattttgacatGGTCAAAGACTCTGAGGAAacataaacagagaaaactTGCAGGAACCTGTAGTCACTCACATTGATGGAGGAGCTGATGATTCCATTGTGTTCCCACACCTTGAGAAGATTATCAAACAACttatcttgtgtttttttatctgtgtaGTATTTCTCTTCCTGCAGGTCGATGGCTTCCGCCACGGCTCCACTGAAATCCACCACAGCATCTCCAGTGTTGCCTCCATCCAGGGACTCATAGCAGCCAAAGAGCCTGAGCACAGTGGGAGGAGGGAGATTTGAATAGTTGATAGTCAGCGGCAACAGCTGGCTCTGTTACGGACGAGAACCAACTAAGTTTCATCACTGCAGACAACATGTCTCCACAGCTCCAGAGTCCAGTGGCAGCATGCTGCACCGAGTACGCATGGCCTCGCACCATGCGTAATCGGTGCCAGGCCACAATCCAACACTTTGTATTGTGTTTGCTGTTGCCACAGTTGGATGCATTTGGTAAGCATTGGAAATCCTTTGAATCTCTTTACACATTGTCCTTGAGCTAATCTGTTGACCACGTGAAGTGGAAATCTATAGCTGTTGACTCAGAGAAGTGTGACCTCTGTGCAGCAGGTTCCTCTGGATCAAGTGACTCCGCTCGGTGATTTTACATGGCCTACCACTTGGTGGCTGAGCTCCTGTCGTTTCTAATTTCTTAGAAACAAACCAAGAGCTGATTGCAGAGTTAGATCGAGGTTTTACACTGGTGACATTGCGTCATGATGCCACTCCGAGCTCCTAGTACTGATCTATTCATTCACAAATGTTTCTAGTAGTGTATCTGGATTTAATGAATGAATGTGTAAGTGAATACTTTCAGCAAAATAATCCATGAAGATAAGACACAACAGCATTGTTTAGATgacatgttctcttgtctttgcATGAAGTTATTGACTGATActtaaaaattttgttttactctgaatgagttaaaaaagtaacatACTTCTTATGCAAATCAAACTAATGTACTCAGCTTAAAGGACggatttttcacagtttttagtGACACTTTACAAACACAATaacatattaatttaaattaagacAAACTATGCAGCTTTGTCAGGGCTGCCAGTGAATTTGCAGGAGGCTGAGGAACAGATTTGGTTTACTGACTTGGCGTAGGCTTTCTCCAGCAGGGCGCTCCAGaactcattgttttgttttgactgaCAGTAGATGAGCTCTCCGTTGCTTGTCGGCAGCCGGTCGTCTATCACCACGTCTATCCACTCACCGAAGATCCAGAACCGGAAATGGAAAATCCCAGCATAGTTTGAATCCCACTCCTGCTCCTTCCAGTCAGGAATTACCTGGAGACAATCAAGCACAATAAATGTACCAAACGTCTCGCAGTTTGGCAGGATGACATCGTTACGTCTTCCAAAGTGATGGTAGTAAAGAATTTAAACATTGGATTAGAGAATGGACAGTCGTCTTCTGGATATATATTTAGAAATCTAAATCTTTAAAGTACGGCATTATGGGTAACctgcgtctggtttacattaaCAGAGGttgtgttgaaatattttgaaggAATGAAACTGAATCAGCTGCATTG
This region of Xiphophorus hellerii strain 12219 chromosome 11, Xiphophorus_hellerii-4.1, whole genome shotgun sequence genomic DNA includes:
- the LOC116728653 gene encoding calpain-5-like, with translation MPVAYRNQHYAELKKHHNKENLFEDPEFPATNSSIYYKDPPEGVEVVEWKRPGEICENPHLFVEGISSHDLNQGSEGNCWMVAACACLALKSDLWKKVIPDWKEQEWDSNYAGIFHFRFWIFGEWIDVVIDDRLPTSNGELIYCQSKQNNEFWSALLEKAYAKLFGCYESLDGGNTGDAVVDFSGAVAEAIDLQEEKYYTDKKTQDKLFDNLLKVWEHNGIISSSINPQGFELESRTDNGLVRGHAYSVTDVKRVQLSHGLRAYFKNDTIPLIRLRNPWGKIEWTGAWSDSSVEWSKIGDAERGNLGITVADDGEFWMSFTDWCKNFTDADICHLMNTSLISTEKNWNEAVNFGKWTRHSNPLLNRCGGCINNKETFLQNPQYLFDVTKESDEVLISLQQKDRRIYRKEGQGDNLDIGFRVVKVEVNRKYRLHNMETLKSMHKSTFLPARMVFMRCEMPKGRYVVIPTTFDAFIEGEFMLRLYTDVDSGCRELVKDKPQTKCWTPLFGYPQVVTHIYVDRAEIGQQGDQAEGINPYLIISCESQSVKSIAQKNSLMPAFQFSAIFFRKKVREPLTVQLWSDDLGSDKFLGQVTLSGRPDDVSHPQQLQLKNKGSKEADNMPGKIALRILTSDELTAL